A section of the Salmo trutta chromosome 4, fSalTru1.1, whole genome shotgun sequence genome encodes:
- the LOC115192210 gene encoding thrombopoietin receptor, with product MDLNLTRRILCVWLWTIACWVDVLGQGTRAGAVPHLSKKDVLLLADDADPKCFTRTQYDFTCFWEVPDNKSYDFFYSNDDREEKRCNLILQRTEEEGQVLHVCSFPPSDVFLFTFTHIRVMESSSNYTLYTRTVSVEDQVLLDPPVNVSLHPTGQTGQFQVAWHTPREWENNMQYGIRYSSQSLRERTELIKPVRSQIHSLVSLTPGEVVSVQLRVKPNGYSEKETSGHWSDWSVPKTAMVPQSAADISLLCHTSDLQNISCQWNGQAYRDDNYTLYYKLGPSESEGWRECMQNENISYHCRFHGAESSEIRVKLSAGPATPRRTFYTEPFRLNNSIQTAPPGRLRGQWEKGRLCLKWDTPLLALSVHLMYQHRYQPREESVWKLVILQGPETSTCLDIQTGVQYYIQVRARPNGSVYAGYWSDWSPRLTVDTPSDIGALISCIPLMMLVVSVVFISMLSRYLSKLKQYLWPPVPNLDKVLHGFLTDINGQTWDPPFNIKQCSEETPACVVEIMSESEAPGRGMLPRECPLLISPEQGTSGGEEESLPTLVLEVSPDYVTLTTDDVIPRLRGNEYVYDGEVWAESLSLGVGGEEVLQVRCHCSFTRSSSFPSSSSTTDILNHSYLLLAEQPIERLDYPGQQGAPQGSRVYVNLEGTSSANTNA from the exons ATGGATCTCAATCTCACCCGGAGGATACTCTGCGTCTGGCTCTGGACCATAGCATGCTGGGTGGATGTTCTGGGGCAGGGGACCAGGGCTGGGGCTGTCCCTCATCTGTCAAAGAAAG ATGTTCTACTGTTGGCGGATGATGCAGATCCAAAGTGTTTTACCAGGACACAGTACGACTTCACCTGTTTCTGGGAGGTGCCAGACAACAAGTCTTATGACTTCTTCTATAGTAACGATGA tCGGGAGGAGAAGAGGTGTAATCTGATCCtccagaggacagaggaggaggggcAAGTCCTCCATGTctgctccttccctccctctgatGTCTTCCTGTTCACCTTCACGCACATCAGAGTGATGGAGAGCAGCTCcaactacacactatacacacgcACTGTCAGCGTCGAGGaccagg TTCTCCTGGACCCCCCTGTGAATGTATCCCTTCACCCGACAGGGCAGACTGGGCAGTTCCAGGTGGCGTGGCACACACCCAGAGAGTGGGAGAACAACATGCAGTATGGGATACGTTACTCCTCCCAGAGCCTGAGGGAGAGAACGGAACTG ATAAAGCCAGTGAGGTCCCAAATCCACAGCCTGGTCTCTCTGACGCCAGGGGAGGTGGTCAGCGTCCAGCTGAGGGTCAAACCCAACGGCTACAGCGAGAAAGAGACCAGCGGTCATTGGAGCGACTGGTCGGTCCCCAAAACTGCCATGGTTCCCCAGAGTGCAG CTGATATCTCATTGTTGTGCCACACTTCTGACCTGCAAAACATCAGCTGCCAATGGAATGGGCAGGCCTACAGAGATGATAACTACACCTTATACTACAAGCTGGGACCCAG TGAAAGTGAGGGCTGGAGAGAGTGTATGCAGAATGAGAACATCTCCTACCATTGCCGTTTCCATGGAGCAGAGTCCAGTGAGATACGGGTCAAACTCAGCGCTGGTCCTGCTACTCCCAGGCGGACCTTCTACACTGAGCCTTTCAGACTCAACAACAGCA TTCAAACAGCCCCTCCTGGGAGGCTGAGGGGACAATGGGAGAAGGGcaggctgtgtctgaaatgggaCACGCCCCTATTGGCCCTGTCTGTCCACCTGATGTACCAGCACCGCTACCAACCTCGAGAGGAGTCTGTCTGGAAG ctggTGATCCTGCAGGGCCCAGAGACCAGTACCTGTCTGGACATTCAGACTGGAGTTCAGtactacatccaggtcagagCCAGACCCAACGGGTCAGTCTACGCTGGCTACTGGAGCGACTGGTCACCCCGACTCACTGTGGACACGCCCTCAGACATAG GTGCCCTCATCTCCTGCATCCCTCTCATGATGCTCGTTGTATCAGTCGTCTTTATCTCCATGCTCTCCAGGTACCTCAG TAAGCTCAAACAGTATCTGTGGCCACCAGTCccaaaccttgacaaagtactcCACGGCTTCCTGACAGATATCAACGGACAGACTTGG GACCCTCCCTTCAACATCAAGCAGTGTTCAGAGGAGACCCCAGCCTGTGTCGTGGAGATCATGTCTGAGAGCGAGGCTCCAGGCAGAGGGATGCTTCCCAGGGAGTGCCCCTTACTAATCTCCCCAGAACAAGGCACTTCAGGCGGGGAGGAGGAGAGCCTGcctaccctggtcctggaggtCAGTCCGGACTACGTGACCCTGACCACGGATGATGTCATCCCCCGTCTCCGAGGGAACGAGTACGTGTACGATGGGGAGGTGTGGGCGGAGTCTCTGAGcctgggggtggggggagaggaggtGCTCCAGGTGAGGTGTCACTGCTCCTTTACTAGGTCCTCCAGCTTCCCATCATCGTCCAGTACCACGGACATCCTCAACCACTCCTACCTACTGCTGGCCGAGCAGCCCATAGAGAGACTGGACTATCCAGGGCAGCAGGGCGCCCCCCAGGGCAGCAGGGTCTATGTCAACCTGGAGGGCACAAGCTCAGCAAACACAAATGCCTGA